The sequence below is a genomic window from Sphingobacterium sp. ML3W.
AATAGTAATTTAAAAGCCTTTGCTAGCGAGTACTTCGGTTCTTCTACAGGGAAAATATTACCATTCCACCTATTTGTAAACATGATCAATTCATTTAAGAGATCATCTACGGGGTAGATACTGATTTTTTTATAAAACTCTTGATCAGTCTCATATTTTGGAAAATAGAGGTTACGCATGACGACGTCGGGCGTACTGGGATGAATGCTGTGTCGAATACCTGCCGGTATCCAAATATAGTGGCGAGCAGGTAGAAAGTACGATTTTTCTGCAGTTTTTAAAAAAACAACACCACCTTCTGTATATAAAAACTGATCTTTATTATGAACATGCTCTGCAATGAAATTTTCGCCAATAATGGCGTGATGACAATAGATACTATCTTCAAAGGAGTCAACCTCTGTTACATAATAACGATGGACGTATTTTGAGTCTATAATAGTGCTTTTTTTATTCATGTTTTTCTTCCCTTTCCCGTTACAAAGTTAAAATTTTTATACAAAAACGACGTATTTCTTTATGAATGTAAGTTGGTACTCACCAGTAATGATTGTGGTTTTGCTCTTGTAAGTAAGTGTGGACTAATTTTACCTGAATTCAACAATATTTAAAACTCTATCTATCAGTGTTTTAGTTGTTTTTTTTAAATATTGGATTCGAATAGTT
It includes:
- a CDS encoding helix-turn-helix transcriptional regulator — encoded protein: MNKKSTIIDSKYVHRYYVTEVDSFEDSIYCHHAIIGENFIAEHVHNKDQFLYTEGGVVFLKTAEKSYFLPARHYIWIPAGIRHSIHPSTPDVVMRNLYFPKYETDQEFYKKISIYPVDDLLNELIMFTNRWNGNIFPVEEPKYSLAKAFKLLLPEISQHELPLALPYPSNQKLKDIVTFLESRIEENVSFKILSQKFNISERTLARLFQKELNMSFIQYYTILRMLTALKLLLDEKLSVNEVALKVGYSSLPTFSNTFNKVIGVRPSEYVKQKQLLI